GCGTCGACCCCGTCCGCGAGGCCGCGGAGGACCGCGGCCGCCTCGGCTCGCGTCGCTGTCCGCTCGCTCTCGAACGCCTCCTCGGCGTCGTCCGGTTCGTCTTCGGACCCCTCGGCGGGCGATTCGTCGGCCGCGTGGTCGTCGTCGGACATGGGTCGAGGTAGGGCGTCCGCGCGGAAAACAGTTGACTGCGATCGGTCGCGGGCGGCGTCGAACGGGGAGGGGTCGGCGGGTCACCGCTCGTCGAACAGCCCGTCCACGTCGGACTCGCGGCGCTCCCGGCGGTCGACGTGCTCGGAGAGCCGCTGGGCGACGATCCCCCGGCTGTCGGGGTCGCGGACGAAATCCAGCAGGAAGGTGACGAACCGGCTGCCCTCCTCGCCCGCTTCGAGGTCCGCGCGAGCGTACTCGACGGCTCGCTCGACGGTGTCTTCGTCGTATCCCAGGTCCTCGGCGAGCACTTCGGCGGCCACCGCGGCCGACTCGAAGTCCAGGTCGGCGAGCGCGAGCGCCTCGCCCGCGCGGGTGAGCGCGGGGGCGGGCGCCCGCTCGATGCGCTCGGGGTCGCGGGCGAGGGCGGCGAGGTACTCGCGGACGCGGCCGACGTTCACGCCGCGGTAGTCGGCGGGGAGGTCGGCGAGGTACTCGCCGCCGCTCTCGGCGAGGCCGACGGCGCCCGACCAGTTGCGCTCGCGGGCGTGGTGGACGGCGGCGGTGAACTGGATGAGCCCGTGGAGAAAGCGCTCGTCGTCGCCCTCGTCGAGGGCGAGCCACTGCTCTTCCCAGGCGTCGTGGGCGGCGTGGTAGTGGCCGGCGTTGTAGACGGCGACGCCCGCCCGCAGCTGCGCGTCCATGGGCACGGGTCGGGCCGCCGGGGCGAAAACACCTACGGGCCGGCCTCGTCGGGGGCGTCGGCGTCGACGCCCCCCGTCGCGGTCGTCGCGGCGTCGTCCTCGTCCTCGGTTTCGGCCTCGTAGTGGCGGACGAGGGCGTTGACGAACGCGAACTTCAGCGCCATCGAGAGGGCGGTCAGGACGGCGGTCGACCGCGGTTTGCGGCGGTAGGCGGCGTACAGCGCGCCGACGGTCACGGGGAGCGTCGCGGCGTCGAGCGACCGGAGGACGGCGCCGTGTTTGCCGTGGTCGACCCAGTAGCGCTCGGCCTGGATCACGTCGCTGGTCCAGGCCTGCGCGTCGTCGGGCTGGGGGAGCACGACCGGGTTGACCGCGATGGCCGCGACCGCCGCGACCAGCAGCCGTCTGCGCCGCGTCAGGACGGCGTACACCAGCACCGGGAACGCGAACACGCGCGTCCACCCGCTCCAGGGGTTGGCGTGTCGTTCCCAGAGGAACTCTGCGAGTCGTTCCGATGGCACTGTGGTCGACACGTGAGCGATTTGGTAGCAGACCGCAATAAGCGTGGGGTCCGTCGGGCGACGGCGCGGCGGTCAGTCGCGGTCGCCGTCGCCCTCGCCGTCGGTCGAGCCGCCGCGCTCGGCAGGCAGCGCGTCCAGGTCGCCCTCGTAGCGCCGGACCAGCGCGTCGACGAACGCGAGTTTCAGCGTCATCGCG
Above is a genomic segment from Halosimplex halophilum containing:
- a CDS encoding DUF309 domain-containing protein — translated: MDAQLRAGVAVYNAGHYHAAHDAWEEQWLALDEGDDERFLHGLIQFTAAVHHARERNWSGAVGLAESGGEYLADLPADYRGVNVGRVREYLAALARDPERIERAPAPALTRAGEALALADLDFESAAVAAEVLAEDLGYDEDTVERAVEYARADLEAGEEGSRFVTFLLDFVRDPDSRGIVAQRLSEHVDRRERRESDVDGLFDER
- a CDS encoding DUF6653 family protein, with the protein product MSTTVPSERLAEFLWERHANPWSGWTRVFAFPVLVYAVLTRRRRLLVAAVAAIAVNPVVLPQPDDAQAWTSDVIQAERYWVDHGKHGAVLRSLDAATLPVTVGALYAAYRRKPRSTAVLTALSMALKFAFVNALVRHYEAETEDEDDAATTATGGVDADAPDEAGP